The Fervidibacillus albus genome contains a region encoding:
- the obgE gene encoding GTPase ObgE: MFVDQVKIYVKGGDGGNGMVAFRREKYVPKGGPAGGDGGKGADIIFEVDEGLRTLMDFRYKRHFKGAKGENGMPKNQHGKNAKDYIVKVPPGTVVKDDDTGEIVADLVHHGQRAVIAKGGRGGRGNTRFATAKNPAPEICEKGEPGQERYVILELKLLADVGLVGFPSVGKSTLLSIVSSAKPKIAEYHFTTIVPNLGVVETDDQRSFVMADLPGLIEGAHQGAGLGLQFLRHIERTRVIVHVVDMGAVEGRDPYEDFQKINKELKQYNMRLTERPMIIAANKIDMPEAEENLRQFKEKMTENIPIYPISAATKEGIRELLFAIADMLEVTPEFPLNHEENEPGVNRVIYKHESKKEDFIITRDPDGAFRLSGERIEKLFKMTDFSRDESVRRFSRQLRGLGVDDALRNRGAKDGDLVRILKFEFEFIE, from the coding sequence ATGTTTGTCGATCAAGTAAAAATATATGTAAAGGGTGGCGACGGTGGAAACGGAATGGTCGCTTTCCGTCGAGAAAAATACGTGCCAAAAGGTGGTCCAGCAGGCGGTGACGGTGGAAAAGGAGCCGATATCATTTTTGAAGTCGACGAAGGGTTGCGAACCCTAATGGATTTTCGGTATAAACGTCATTTTAAAGGGGCGAAGGGCGAAAATGGGATGCCGAAAAACCAGCACGGAAAAAATGCGAAAGACTACATCGTTAAGGTGCCGCCGGGAACGGTTGTTAAAGATGATGATACGGGGGAGATCGTCGCTGACCTCGTTCATCACGGTCAACGGGCAGTCATCGCAAAGGGTGGTCGAGGTGGCAGAGGAAATACCCGTTTTGCTACGGCGAAAAATCCAGCCCCAGAAATTTGTGAAAAGGGTGAACCAGGTCAAGAACGTTACGTTATTTTAGAATTAAAATTGTTGGCAGACGTAGGTCTCGTTGGTTTTCCGAGCGTCGGGAAATCGACCCTGTTATCCATCGTATCCTCCGCAAAACCAAAAATCGCTGAATATCATTTTACAACGATCGTCCCGAATTTAGGAGTTGTTGAAACCGATGATCAGAGAAGTTTCGTCATGGCCGACTTACCGGGATTAATTGAAGGTGCACATCAAGGAGCGGGTCTCGGTTTACAATTTTTGCGTCATATCGAGCGGACAAGGGTGATCGTTCACGTCGTGGACATGGGAGCGGTAGAAGGAAGAGATCCATATGAAGATTTTCAAAAAATTAACAAAGAGTTGAAACAATACAATATGCGGTTAACGGAAAGACCGATGATCATCGCTGCCAATAAAATAGACATGCCGGAAGCGGAGGAAAATTTACGCCAATTCAAAGAAAAAATGACGGAAAATATACCGATTTATCCGATTTCGGCTGCGACAAAGGAAGGGATTCGGGAATTGTTATTTGCGATTGCAGATATGTTGGAAGTGACTCCGGAATTCCCGTTAAATCACGAGGAAAATGAACCGGGAGTCAATCGGGTTATATACAAACATGAGAGCAAAAAGGAAGATTTTATCATCACCCGGGATCCGGATGGTGCGTTTCGCCTTTCTGGTGAACGAATTGAGAAATTGTTCAAAATGACGGATTTCTCACGAGATGAATCTGTTCGACGATTTTCACGGCAACTTCGGGGGCTAGGCGTGGACGATGCTCTACGAAACCGTGGGGCAAAAGACGGTGATCTCGTCCGCATTTTAAAATTTGAATTTGAATTTATTGAATAA
- the safA gene encoding SafA/ExsA family spore coat assembly protein, with the protein MKIHIVQKGDTLWKIAQKYGVDFEQLKSMNTHLSNPDMIMPGMKIKIPDTGGTIKKETPMYKKEMPIQKGDSEVEHPFKEMKPSSIPVEKEQPKEKIKEVPKPIFMPKYPHPVYPEIDINNYYTVNMAKMQVDHPEPMMPPQMPPQMQPQMPPEEEIDEVDEELSEVDETMETTEMPEQQFYPQMMYPAVPCIPVTPVMPGSGIPCYPMPLGQMQMMQPMYYSPSPEQMAMVDPSTALPTEMTEEMASMEQMHMDNSAYGTQEPSSVSPMMNIPYIPHNQMAPMGQGMNCNDCQSTYSNPNFVAPVGFPMQYLPPMPISYPTGNWTPGWQGSPNWENGMNYAPWMMAPWAQTPSMGYPSTMGMNVEQDDDE; encoded by the coding sequence GTGAAGATCCACATAGTCCAAAAAGGGGATACGTTGTGGAAAATTGCCCAAAAATACGGCGTTGATTTTGAACAACTAAAAAGTATGAATACACATTTATCAAATCCAGATATGATCATGCCCGGAATGAAAATTAAAATTCCTGACACGGGCGGAACGATTAAAAAAGAAACGCCAATGTATAAAAAAGAAATGCCGATTCAAAAAGGAGATTCGGAGGTCGAACATCCATTTAAAGAAATGAAGCCGTCGTCCATTCCCGTGGAAAAGGAACAGCCGAAGGAAAAAATAAAAGAAGTACCGAAACCGATCTTTATGCCGAAATATCCACATCCCGTTTATCCAGAAATCGATATTAACAATTATTACACGGTAAATATGGCAAAAATGCAAGTCGATCATCCCGAGCCGATGATGCCGCCACAAATGCCACCGCAAATGCAACCACAAATGCCCCCGGAAGAAGAAATCGATGAGGTCGATGAAGAACTTTCTGAGGTAGACGAAACGATGGAGACGACCGAGATGCCAGAACAACAATTTTATCCACAAATGATGTATCCCGCCGTACCATGCATTCCTGTCACACCCGTCATGCCAGGATCGGGCATTCCGTGTTACCCAATGCCACTCGGACAAATGCAAATGATGCAACCGATGTATTATTCACCTTCACCAGAACAAATGGCGATGGTCGACCCCTCAACCGCTTTACCGACAGAAATGACTGAGGAAATGGCTTCGATGGAACAAATGCATATGGACAATTCCGCTTACGGTACGCAAGAACCATCCTCTGTTTCCCCGATGATGAATATACCGTATATACCGCACAATCAAATGGCGCCGATGGGGCAAGGGATGAATTGTAACGATTGTCAGTCGACTTATTCAAATCCGAACTTCGTCGCACCCGTTGGTTTTCCAATGCAATACCTTCCACCGATGCCGATAAGTTATCCGACGGGAAATTGGACTCCGGGTTGGCAAGGAAGTCCTAATTGGGAAAATGGAATGAATTACGCCCCATGGATGATGGCACCTTGGGCTCAAACACCTTCGATGGGTTATCCGTCCACAATGGGAATGAATGTGGAACAGGACGATGATGAATAA
- the nadE gene encoding NAD(+) synthase yields the protein MKEKVDQLVNWLKEQVEKANVDGLLVGVSGGVDSAVVAHLIKKACPDRSLGVIMPCQSNPKDVEDALKVVNNCNLDHTIIDLTETKNVLFSTIEKQLSEKGEWKEERRRLGDANMRARLRMTTLYTVANNYRYLVVGTDNAAEWYTGYFTKFGDGGVDLVPLVHFTKGEVRKLAKELGVPQEIIERAPTAGLWEGQTDEEEMGTTYEMIDKFLKGEEIPEKDRNIIERMHRLSEHKRNMAIAPPKF from the coding sequence ATGAAGGAAAAAGTGGATCAACTTGTCAACTGGTTGAAGGAACAAGTGGAAAAAGCAAACGTCGATGGGCTTTTAGTCGGCGTGAGTGGAGGAGTGGATTCTGCCGTTGTCGCCCATCTCATTAAAAAGGCGTGCCCAGACCGTTCATTAGGTGTCATCATGCCTTGCCAAAGCAATCCGAAAGATGTGGAAGACGCGTTAAAGGTTGTCAATAATTGTAATTTGGATCATACAATTATCGATTTAACGGAAACAAAAAACGTTCTATTTTCTACGATTGAAAAACAATTGTCTGAAAAAGGCGAATGGAAGGAAGAAAGAAGACGACTTGGAGATGCGAATATGCGAGCCCGTCTTCGGATGACCACGTTATACACGGTGGCCAACAATTATCGCTATTTAGTCGTTGGAACGGACAATGCGGCTGAATGGTATACCGGATATTTTACAAAATTTGGTGATGGTGGTGTGGATCTCGTACCGCTCGTTCATTTTACAAAGGGAGAAGTTCGCAAACTCGCAAAGGAACTCGGTGTACCACAAGAAATTATTGAAAGGGCTCCGACTGCAGGTTTGTGGGAAGGACAGACGGATGAAGAGGAAATGGGAACGACTTATGAAATGATCGATAAGTTTTTAAAAGGTGAAGAAATACCAGAGAAGGACCGAAACATTATCGAACGGATGCATCGGCTTTCCGAACATAAACGAAATATGGCAATTGCTCCACCGAAATTTTAA
- a CDS encoding BofC C-terminal domain-containing protein, translating into MDNQLRKRFFMILSIFSLFLLLLNQPLRVGATDGNVEKDDEKQVFIFLRQAYLDGETSETVISIRPSDRQPSIMRYINDGWELKGIIGDRIILEKRVNDISPLLKSNGFFGITEDGTLSIFDGRPDENKVIHSFFQIDVQKLETKRQMELQEGIRIRTKDTYIQVIQAFQPYSISPK; encoded by the coding sequence TTGGACAATCAGTTACGGAAAAGGTTTTTCATGATTCTTTCAATTTTTAGTTTATTTCTCCTTTTATTAAATCAACCTCTCCGTGTCGGGGCGACAGATGGGAATGTTGAAAAGGATGACGAAAAGCAAGTGTTCATTTTTTTGAGACAAGCGTACTTGGATGGAGAAACGAGTGAAACCGTCATTTCGATCCGTCCATCCGATCGCCAACCGTCCATCATGAGGTATATAAATGACGGTTGGGAGTTGAAGGGGATCATTGGGGATCGAATCATATTGGAAAAACGGGTGAACGATATATCACCTTTGTTGAAATCGAACGGATTTTTCGGCATTACTGAAGACGGTACATTATCCATTTTTGACGGGAGGCCGGACGAAAACAAAGTGATTCATTCCTTTTTCCAAATTGACGTACAAAAATTAGAGACGAAAAGACAAATGGAGTTGCAAGAAGGTATACGCATTCGTACGAAGGATACGTATATTCAAGTCATTCAAGCCTTTCAACCGTACAGTATTTCTCCCAAATAA
- the ruvA gene encoding Holliday junction branch migration protein RuvA — protein MYEYVIGTVTYIGPEYIVLENGGIGYQIITPNPYLFALNDEHTKVYTYFHVREDAQLLYGFRTREERVLFRKLLNVSGIGPKGALAIVASGKPSEIATAIEEENEKFLTSFPGVGKKTARQIILDLKGKLEEFIEHGNTGVEKNPKTLGNSELEEALLALKSLGYTQKEIDKIKPKMENQSLSTDQYIRLALQYLTRLK, from the coding sequence TTGTATGAATATGTGATAGGAACGGTGACGTACATCGGACCGGAATACATCGTGTTAGAAAACGGTGGAATCGGATATCAAATCATTACGCCGAATCCATATTTATTTGCTTTAAATGATGAACATACGAAGGTGTATACATACTTCCATGTTCGGGAAGATGCCCAGTTGCTTTACGGTTTCCGAACCCGTGAAGAACGTGTTTTATTCCGTAAACTATTGAACGTATCGGGAATAGGGCCTAAGGGTGCGTTGGCCATCGTCGCGTCTGGAAAACCGAGCGAAATCGCCACTGCAATCGAGGAGGAAAATGAAAAATTTTTAACGAGTTTCCCAGGAGTCGGAAAAAAAACGGCGCGGCAAATTATCCTCGATTTAAAAGGAAAATTGGAGGAATTTATCGAACATGGAAATACGGGTGTAGAGAAGAATCCGAAAACGCTCGGAAATTCCGAATTGGAAGAGGCGTTGTTAGCACTGAAATCCCTCGGCTATACGCAAAAGGAAATCGATAAAATTAAGCCGAAAATGGAAAATCAATCTTTATCCACCGATCAATATATTCGCCTTGCATTACAATATTTGACAAGATTAAAATAA
- the ruvB gene encoding Holliday junction branch migration DNA helicase RuvB — MEERILSEQATTEEVSLEQSLRPHSFHEYIGQDHVKENLKIFIEAAKIRNETLDHVLLYGPPGLGKTTLASIIAAEMGGEMRSTSGPAIERPGDLASILTTIRPGDVLFIDEIHRLSRSIEEILYPAMEDFCIDIVVGKGEGARSIRLDLPPFTLVGATTRAGSLSAPLRDRFGVLSRLEYYTREQLKQIILRTARLLQTDIHDDAASEIASRSRGTPRIANRLLRRVRDFAQVKGDGTISLPLTMDALDFMRVDRLGLDHIDHKLLKGVIEKFNGGPVGLETIAATIGEEAETIEDVYEPYLLQIGFLQRTPRGRVATVSAYKYFRMEVPKR; from the coding sequence ATGGAAGAAAGGATACTATCGGAACAAGCGACGACGGAGGAAGTATCGTTGGAACAATCCCTTCGTCCCCATTCCTTTCATGAATACATCGGCCAAGACCATGTAAAGGAAAATTTAAAAATATTTATCGAAGCGGCGAAAATACGAAACGAAACGTTAGATCACGTACTTTTATATGGACCTCCGGGGCTTGGAAAAACGACTTTGGCCTCGATTATTGCCGCAGAAATGGGTGGCGAGATGCGTTCGACATCGGGTCCTGCGATTGAAAGACCTGGAGATTTAGCTTCCATTTTGACGACGATCCGACCGGGGGACGTGCTTTTTATCGATGAAATTCACCGTTTATCCCGATCAATTGAAGAAATTTTATATCCTGCAATGGAAGATTTTTGCATTGATATCGTCGTCGGAAAGGGGGAAGGGGCCCGTTCCATCCGTTTAGATCTTCCTCCTTTTACACTCGTCGGTGCGACAACACGGGCCGGTAGTTTATCTGCGCCTTTGAGAGACCGGTTTGGTGTATTAAGTCGATTGGAATATTACACTCGAGAACAATTAAAACAAATCATCTTACGGACAGCCCGCTTATTGCAAACGGATATTCACGACGATGCAGCGAGTGAGATCGCCTCCCGCTCGAGGGGTACGCCACGAATTGCCAATCGACTACTTCGCCGCGTTCGGGATTTTGCTCAAGTAAAAGGGGACGGCACCATCTCTTTGCCACTGACGATGGATGCACTCGATTTTATGCGCGTCGATCGCCTTGGTTTAGATCATATCGATCATAAATTATTGAAAGGGGTCATCGAAAAATTTAACGGAGGCCCGGTCGGATTAGAGACAATTGCCGCGACGATTGGAGAAGAAGCAGAAACAATTGAAGATGTTTACGAACCGTATTTGCTGCAAATAGGTTTTTTACAAAGGACACCGCGGGGAAGGGTGGCAACGGTGTCTGCATATAAATATTTCCGAATGGAGGTTCCGAAAAGATGA
- a CDS encoding DUF2905 domain-containing protein — MTEIGKFFMMIGGILFFVGLLMQFFHFGKLPGDIVIRKQNATFYFPIMTSIVLSIFLSLILFIIGKLK, encoded by the coding sequence ATGACGGAAATCGGAAAATTTTTCATGATGATCGGTGGTATTCTATTTTTCGTCGGGTTACTGATGCAATTTTTCCACTTTGGTAAATTACCGGGTGATATTGTTATTCGAAAACAGAATGCAACCTTTTATTTTCCGATTATGACATCAATCGTTCTAAGTATCTTCCTTTCGTTAATCTTATTCATCATAGGGAAACTGAAATAA
- the queA gene encoding tRNA preQ1(34) S-adenosylmethionine ribosyltransferase-isomerase QueA, producing MNIEQFDYDLPEELIAQTPLENRSESRLMVVPKNGGDIKHTQFKQIIDYLHPGDCLVLNDTRVMPARLFGTKEETDAHIEVLLLKQREENRWEALVKPAKRIKVGTKISFGDGRMRALCTDVLNYGGGRVLQFEFDGIFYEILNSLGEMPLPPYIKERLDDPDRYQTVYAKEIGSAAAPTAGLHFTQSLLEEIRKKGVEIAYITLHVGLGTFRPVKVEKIEDHEMHSEFYHMSEETARLLNEVKERSGNIIAVGTTSARTLETIASNHNGRFQAESGWTDIFIYPGYTFRGIDGLITNFHLPKSTLLMLVSAFCGREQILRAYETAVKMRYRFFSFGDAMLIL from the coding sequence ATGAACATTGAACAATTTGATTATGATCTCCCGGAGGAGTTAATTGCCCAAACGCCGCTTGAAAATCGAAGCGAAAGCCGTTTAATGGTCGTGCCCAAAAACGGCGGGGATATCAAGCATACACAATTTAAACAGATTATCGATTATTTGCATCCCGGGGATTGCTTAGTATTAAACGATACCCGCGTTATGCCAGCCCGATTATTCGGGACAAAAGAGGAAACGGACGCCCATATTGAAGTGTTATTGCTCAAACAGCGGGAAGAAAATCGATGGGAAGCGTTAGTGAAACCGGCGAAACGGATAAAAGTCGGCACGAAAATTTCTTTCGGTGATGGCCGAATGCGAGCGCTTTGTACGGACGTATTGAACTACGGTGGGGGAAGAGTGCTACAGTTCGAATTCGATGGGATTTTTTATGAAATATTAAATTCTTTAGGTGAAATGCCCCTTCCTCCTTATATTAAAGAACGATTGGATGATCCGGATCGCTATCAAACGGTCTATGCGAAGGAAATCGGTTCTGCGGCGGCCCCTACCGCAGGATTGCATTTTACACAATCGCTTTTGGAGGAAATACGAAAAAAGGGAGTCGAGATCGCCTATATTACTTTACATGTCGGATTAGGTACCTTTCGACCGGTAAAGGTGGAAAAGATCGAAGACCATGAAATGCATTCGGAGTTTTACCATATGTCGGAGGAGACCGCCCGTCTTTTAAATGAAGTGAAGGAACGGAGCGGAAATATTATCGCCGTTGGAACGACTTCTGCTAGGACGCTTGAGACGATCGCTTCCAATCATAATGGACGTTTTCAAGCCGAAAGTGGATGGACGGACATATTTATTTATCCGGGCTATACGTTTCGTGGCATTGACGGATTAATTACGAATTTTCATTTGCCGAAATCGACGCTTTTAATGTTAGTAAGTGCCTTTTGTGGACGTGAACAAATTTTACGAGCATATGAAACCGCCGTAAAAATGCGATACCGATTTTTTAGTTTCGGCGACGCGATGCTTATTTTGTAA
- the tgt gene encoding tRNA guanosine(34) transglycosylase Tgt has protein sequence MTAIRYERIKIDKQTGARLGKIHTPHGSFDTPMFMPVGTLATVKTMSPEELKEMGAGIILSNTYHLWLRPGHEIVREAGGLHRFMNWDQAILTDSGGFQVFSLSDFRKIEEEGVHFRNHLSGEKMFLSPEKAMEIQNALGSDIMMAFDECPPYPAEYDYMKKSVERTSRWAERSLKAHRRPDVQGLFGIVQGGAYEDLRRQSAKDLVSLDFPGYAIGGLSVGEPKDVMNRVLEYTTPLLPDNKPRYLMGVGSPDSLIDGVIRGIDMFDCVLPTRIARNGTVMTSSGRLVVKNAKFARDFRPLDERCDCYTCKNYSRAYIRHLIHTNEIFGFRLTTYHNLYFLLKLMEQIRQAIREDRLGDFREQFFEQYGFNKPDAKNF, from the coding sequence TTGACCGCCATACGATATGAACGAATAAAAATCGATAAACAAACTGGAGCAAGGCTTGGCAAAATCCATACGCCCCACGGATCCTTTGACACGCCGATGTTTATGCCTGTCGGAACGTTGGCGACGGTAAAGACGATGTCGCCGGAAGAGTTAAAGGAAATGGGAGCGGGAATTATATTAAGCAATACGTACCATCTATGGCTAAGACCCGGCCATGAAATCGTTCGTGAAGCAGGTGGCCTTCATCGTTTTATGAACTGGGATCAGGCGATTTTAACCGATTCAGGTGGGTTCCAAGTTTTTAGTTTGAGCGATTTCCGAAAAATTGAAGAGGAAGGTGTTCATTTCCGAAACCATTTAAGTGGAGAAAAAATGTTTTTATCCCCTGAAAAGGCGATGGAAATTCAAAATGCTCTCGGATCGGATATTATGATGGCTTTCGATGAATGTCCCCCGTACCCTGCGGAATACGATTATATGAAAAAATCTGTGGAAAGAACGTCGCGATGGGCGGAACGTTCTTTAAAAGCCCACCGTCGACCAGATGTTCAAGGTTTATTCGGCATCGTCCAAGGGGGCGCTTACGAAGATTTACGAAGACAAAGTGCAAAGGATCTCGTTTCCCTCGACTTCCCCGGCTATGCCATCGGTGGATTGTCCGTTGGCGAACCGAAAGATGTGATGAACCGGGTATTGGAATATACGACACCTTTACTACCTGATAATAAACCGCGTTATTTAATGGGAGTCGGCTCACCCGATTCCTTAATCGATGGGGTCATTCGCGGAATCGATATGTTCGACTGTGTATTACCGACGAGAATTGCCCGTAACGGTACAGTCATGACAAGCAGTGGTCGCCTTGTGGTGAAAAATGCGAAATTTGCAAGGGACTTCCGACCGCTAGATGAACGTTGCGATTGCTACACTTGTAAAAACTATTCTCGAGCATACATTCGTCATTTAATCCATACGAATGAAATTTTCGGATTTAGACTTACTACTTATCATAACTTATATTTTCTGTTAAAATTAATGGAGCAAATCCGTCAAGCGATTCGTGAAGATCGTCTGGGGGATTTCCGAGAACAATTTTTCGAGCAATACGGGTTTAATAAGCCCGATGCGAAAAACTTTTAA
- the yajC gene encoding preprotein translocase subunit YajC encodes MEGNPMFSSILMLVLMFAIFYFLLIRPQQKRQKAVQQMQASLEKGDRIVTIGGLHGFIDAIDEGTVVIKCGDGSRLTYDRSAIREVVEKASK; translated from the coding sequence ATGGAAGGAAATCCGATGTTTTCGAGTATTTTAATGCTCGTACTAATGTTTGCGATTTTTTATTTTCTTTTAATCCGCCCGCAGCAAAAAAGACAAAAGGCGGTTCAACAAATGCAAGCAAGTCTTGAAAAAGGAGATCGCATCGTAACGATCGGTGGCCTTCACGGATTTATCGATGCCATTGACGAAGGAACGGTCGTAATCAAATGCGGTGACGGAAGCCGGCTTACATATGACAGAAGTGCAATTCGTGAAGTTGTAGAAAAGGCTTCGAAATAA
- a CDS encoding TIGR04086 family membrane protein gives MDTGKMIQSVLYGLGTIYVIAALFSLLFSLLLRFTSLQENEIGYGITIISFIAIFFGGMIAGGKGKEKGWFLGVLTGLSYTLLNFLFQYLGFDAFFSMEQMVYYTLFIITAMIGGIIGVNSIGNRSKDG, from the coding sequence ATGGATACGGGAAAAATGATTCAATCGGTATTGTATGGGTTAGGAACGATTTACGTGATTGCCGCCTTGTTTAGTTTATTGTTTTCCCTTTTATTACGGTTTACGTCGTTACAAGAAAACGAAATCGGGTATGGAATTACGATTATCTCGTTCATCGCGATATTTTTCGGGGGAATGATCGCAGGGGGAAAGGGGAAGGAAAAGGGATGGTTTTTAGGGGTTTTAACCGGACTTTCCTATACGCTGCTCAACTTTTTATTTCAATATTTAGGGTTCGATGCCTTCTTCTCAATGGAGCAAATGGTCTACTATACATTGTTTATTATTACCGCAATGATCGGAGGAATCATCGGTGTAAACAGCATCGGTAACCGTTCGAAGGATGGATAA
- a CDS encoding DUF421 domain-containing protein has translation MIYGTIIVRTIILYGVITIAFRLMGKREVGELGIIDLVVFVMIAEMAVMSIENSEESMFRSLVPIVVLFIIQFFSSFFSLKSRRFRQYVDGEPSIIIKDGKINEKEMRKQRYNFDDLLMQLRQKDIWNLHEVKYAFLEPTGRLSILKKEDEQNGFAIPLILDGKLQREKLKEIGKSETWLFERLKEKGYRNIDRIAICNYVDGQLFIDEMDE, from the coding sequence TTGATATACGGAACAATTATCGTTCGAACGATTATTTTGTACGGTGTCATTACGATCGCCTTTCGTTTGATGGGGAAGCGAGAGGTTGGTGAATTAGGCATCATCGATTTAGTCGTCTTTGTCATGATCGCTGAGATGGCGGTTATGTCCATTGAAAATTCGGAGGAATCAATGTTCAGATCATTAGTTCCGATTGTCGTTCTTTTTATAATCCAATTTTTTTCCTCTTTTTTTTCTTTAAAAAGTAGACGTTTTCGGCAATACGTCGACGGTGAGCCTTCCATTATTATTAAAGATGGAAAAATTAACGAAAAAGAAATGCGTAAACAGCGATACAATTTCGATGATTTACTTATGCAATTGCGACAAAAGGATATTTGGAATTTGCATGAGGTGAAATATGCTTTTTTGGAACCGACCGGAAGATTATCCATTTTAAAAAAAGAAGACGAACAGAACGGATTTGCCATTCCGCTCATCTTGGATGGAAAGTTGCAAAGGGAAAAATTAAAGGAAATTGGCAAGTCCGAAACGTGGTTATTCGAACGATTAAAGGAAAAAGGATATCGGAACATCGACCGTATCGCCATATGCAATTATGTCGACGGGCAATTGTTCATCGATGAAATGGATGAATGA